A DNA window from Solanum lycopersicum chromosome 3, SLM_r2.1 contains the following coding sequences:
- the LOC138347430 gene encoding uncharacterized protein: MEFVEGEKVLLKVSPMKGVMRFGKRGKLSPRYIGPFEVLKRVGEVAFKLALPPRLSRVHPVFHVSMRKRYHGDGNYIICWDSVLLDKNLSYEEEPITILDREVHKLRSREIASIKVQWKNHPVEESTWEKEADMQERYPHLFTDSDLEHFEAF, encoded by the exons atggagtttgTGGAGGGCGAGaaagttttgctgaaggtttcacccatgaaaggggtgatgcggtttggtaagcgaggtaagcttagtccgagatacattggcccatttgaagttctgaagcgcgtgggggaggtagcttttaaattagccttgcccccaagACTCTCAAgggtgcacccggtatttcatgtgtctatgcggaaaagataccatggagaTGGGAACTATATCAtttgttgggattcagttcttcttgataaaaatttgtcttatgaggaagaGCCTATTACCATTTTGGATAGAGAAGTccacaagttgagatcaagggagattgcatccatcaaagtacAATGGAAGAATCATCCCGtggaagagtccacttgggagaaggaggccgatatgcaagaaagatatccacatctgtttacagattcag ATTTGGAACATTTTGAAGCtttttaa
- the LOC138347431 gene encoding uncharacterized protein, whose protein sequence is MIDSRECYGCGEIGHIRRNCPRPSYRPPIARGRGGHGRGRYSGGRGGRGNGGHQNGRGNGQTGATTSQHGRGNGQTNDRAHCYAFPGRSEAEASDVVITGNLLVCDCMASVLFDPGSMFSYVSSSFANGRNLHCEFLDMPIRVSTPVGESLVVEKVYRSCLVNFVGSNTYVDLVILEMDDFDVILGMTWLSPQFAILDCNAKTVTLAKPGTDPLVWEGDYTSNPVRIVSFLRANKMISKGCLAFLAHLKDDTTQVPSIESVSAVREFLDVFPADLPGMPPDRDIDFCIDLEPGTCPISIPPYRMAPAELRELKAQLQELLNKGFIRPSASPWGAPVLFVKKKDGSFRMCIDYRQLNKVTIKNKYPLPRIDDLFDQLQGACVFSKIDLRSGYHQLKIRVTDVPKTAFQTRYGHYEFVVMSFGLTNAPAAFMSLMNGIFKLYLDLFVIVFIDDILVYSKSKKEHEEHLRMVLEMLREKKLYAKFSKCEFWLDEVSFLGHVVSKDGVMVDPSKIETVKNWVRPTNVSEIRSFVGLASYYRRFVKGFSSIASQLTNLTKQNVPFVWSDECEESFQKLKTLLTTTPILTLPVEGKNFSFSTPSPQVPKVQHAAVVAPRIDASLEIGTFPRLTTWPIMTSDQHEHFFKFLKLKPPVFKGAESEDAYDFLVDCNEFLHKMGRVERFGIEFVTYQFQGNAKIWWRSYVECQPAQATPITWASFSSLFMEKYDTQLCFSPQERIRRFMKGLRSDLRISTLQVAAVAKSFQEVSSGGYLARPIQSSLQIVVGGPPQTGQHFSEFGGYSQTPSFSQRAMLESRDCYGCGETRHIRRNCPKQSYRPPIIRGIGGHGRGRYSGGRGGRGNGGHQNGRGDGQTGTTAAQHGRGNG, encoded by the exons atgattgactccagagaatgttatggatgtggggagattggacatattaggagaaattgtcccagaccaagttatagacccccaatagctagaggtagaggtggtcatggtagaggccgttattctggaggacgtggtggtcgaggtaatggtggtcaccaaaacggccgaggtaatgggcaaactggggccaccacatcacaacatggtaggggcaatggacagacaaacgatagggcccattgttacgctttccctgggcggtctgaagcggaggcatctgatgttgtcatcacaggtaatcttctggtttgtgattgcatggcttccgtattatttgatcctggatccatgttttcttatgtatcttcctcatttgctaatggtcgaaatttacattgtgaatttcttgatatgcctattcgtgtttctactccggtgggtgaatctttggtagttgaaaaggtgtataggtcttgtttggtgaactttgtggggagcaacacttatgtagatttggttatcttagaaatggatgattttgatgtaattctgggtatgacttggctttctccacaatttgcaatcttggattgtaatgctaaaacggtgacgttagccaagcctgggacagaccctttagtgtgggagggtgactacacttccaatccggtccgcatcgtctcctttcttcgtgctaataaaatgattagtaaagggtgtttagctttcttggcacatctcaaggatgacactacccaagtaccttcgattgagtcggtttcggcagttcgtgagtttctggatgtgttccctgcagatcttcctggtatgccaccggatagggatattgacttctgtattgatcttgaacccggtacttgccccatttctatacccccttatagaatggctcccgcggagttaagagagttaaaggcacaacttcaagagttattgaacaaaggctttattagaccaagtgcatctccttggggtgctccggttttgtttgtgaagaagaaggatgggagttttcgaatgtgtatagactacagacaactaaacaaggtaaccataaagaacaagtatcctcttccccgcattgatgacttgttcgatcagttacaaggtgcttgtgtcttctctaagattgacttgagatccggttatcatcaattgaaaatacgggtaacggatgtgccaaagactgcttttcaaacgaggtatggccattacgaatttgtagtgatgtcctttggtcttacgaatgcccctgctgcgttcatgagcttgatgaacgggatttttaagctaTATttagacctcttcgtgatcgtatttattgatgatatattggtatactcaaagagcaagaaggaacatgaagagcatttaagaatggtattggaaatgttgagggagaaaaagctttatgccaagttctctaagtgtgagttttggctagatgaagtgtccttcttggggcacgtggtttctaaggatggagtgatggtggatccttctaagattgagacagtgaagaattgggtgagacctactaatgtgtcagaaataaggagctttgttgggttagctagctactaccgtcgatttgtcaagggattctcttctattgcttcccaattgacgaacttgactaagcagaatgttccatttgtatggtcggacgaatgtgaggaaagctttcagaagctcaagactttgttgactaccacacctatccttaccttgccagtagagggtaagaacttca GTTTTTCTACACCATCACCTCAGGTTCcgaaggtacaacatgcagctgttgtggctccccgtatagatgcctcattggaaataggcacatttcctcggttgactacatggcctataatgacaagtgaccAGCACGAACATTTCtttaagttcttgaagttgaaacctccagttttcaagggtgctgaatctgaggatgcctatgacttTTTGGTTGACTGTAATGAGTttctacataagatgggcagagtggaacgatttggcattgagtttgtgacctatcagtttcagggaaacgccaaaatatggtggcgatcgtatgttgagtgtcaaccagcacaagcaACACCTAttacttgggcatcattctctagcttgtttatggagaa gtatgacacccagctttgcttcagtccacaagagcggattcgccgtttcatgaaagggttgaggtcagatttacGGATTTCcaccttacaggtagctgctgtagcaaaatcctttcaggaggtg agttcgGGAGGTTATCTAGCCcgccctattcagtcttcactacagattgtagttgggggtccaccgcagaccggtcaacatttctctgagtttggaggttattcccaaactccgtcgttctcacaaaGAGCTATGCTTGAATCTagagattgttatggatgtggagagacacgacatattaggagaaattgtccaaaacagagttacagacccccaataatcagaggtaTAGGAggtcatggaagaggtcgttattcgggaggacgtggtggccgaggtaatggtggtcatcaaaacggccgaggtgacgggcaaactggaactactgcagcgcaacatggtaggggcaacggataG
- the LOC138347432 gene encoding uncharacterized protein codes for MEQKLNEDLEVNEINENESDTVNDQKLEISDIRETYTEVLEQTTSQERDTMKDLLATMTNLCQKIEKIETHVQNLKANSQQHESKNAELSRSADEKQPELKGDVGKLLKTHDITDVAGKEISGIPEVHKAFLIYKKITKGNLFFIRFYTALAEILYDEIKTMIQIIKIGLTREMIIPEDIGQQPEITRVEIPSFYANKRIIGLSTIIQDLANNYLQGNAICRYYSRDN; via the exons atggaacaaaaactaaatgaagatcttgaagtaaatgaaataaacGAAAATGAATCAGATACAGTAAATGATCAGAAAttagaaataagtgatataagggAAACATACACAGAAGTTCTTGAACAg ACTACCTCTCAAGAAAGAGATACAATGAAAGATCTATTGGCAACAATGACAAACCTATGccagaaaatagaaaaaatagagaCACATGTACAAAATCTGAAAGCTAATAGTCAGCAGCATGAGtctaaaaatgcggagctaAGTCGTTCGGCAGATGAAAAACAGCCAGAACTaaaaggagacgttgggaaactccttAAAACCCATGACATTACTGATGTTGCAG GTAAAGAAATAAGTGGAATCCCAGAGGTCCACAaagcatttttaatatataaaaagataacaaaaggaaacttatttttcataagatTCTACACTGCACTAGCGGAGATACTTTATGATGAAATAAAGACAATGATCCAGATAATCAAAATTGGGCTAACGCGGGAAATGATAATACCAGAAGATATAGGCCAACAGCCAGAGATAACAAGAGTTGAGATACCCAGTTTCTATGCCAATAAAAGGATAATTGGATTATCAACTATTATACAAGATCTAGCAAATAACTATCTACAAGGCAACGCCATATGTAGGTACTATTCGAGAGATAACTAA